The genomic DNA GCTTACAGTACAAAATTACAAAGCATGTGGTCTTACAAAAAATGTGCACTGGTTTCTTATTGGAGATGATGAGCTTTACTGCAAGATGaactattgtttcatttttattttcatatactcTTGATAAAAATCATCTGGTAATCACAGAGTGCTGCTTCACATGTGTCTTCTTACCATAACTGCCTCCTTCCCTAAAAAGTGGCATCTTCTTCAGCACATAAGTCTAAAAGTTCCTTCTGCATCATATGAATCTTGGGCATTAGCACATATTCATAACAGGTAGGGTCAATATTGGTACAAAAGCTGAAAAGGTTGTTTCCAAGCCTCTAAACAAAGGATGatcaattttatttgttttaggtCGAATGTATGGTTATAGGTAAAGCCAAGTGTTAGAAGATCTTCCTGActgattattattacatattaagaTGTTTGGTGATGAAGAGCTTTTTCAAATTCAAACATCATGTGACGTTACGCAGTTGAAACTTGGCCCCTATCTGATCAGTATGGGCACAAATCTCACCCTTATTAATATTACTACATACCCCTCAGGTAAGGTGCATCTTTACTGAACACACATTACCTCTTGCAGTGGTTTTATCAAGTCAAGGTCGTACACTAGAAACCCATCGATACCCGCCTTGATTTCCAGAAGCTTTAACCTTAGGAGAGAGAGAAGTAAAAAGGGTTATTGTTTCTTCAATAATTGGTAAGTAAACAAACTTAATTTTATAGAAAGATGTAAAGCCAACATTtcagaaagaaaatctgaaaagactcaagctgcaacattttatatacTGCAGAGGGATGTCAGGTTACGATCAGAATTAAGTGCTGCAGGGGCCTTCTTTGTACCCTTCTGTCATGTACTGGCAGTTGCCTGGCCCCGTTAATAAtggtgggagtgtgtgtgtacaGGGACTGCCTGGGCTTAGGACTTCTCATGACATACAAAACCTCAGAAGTTACTTTTTGGAGACATCCAGAACCCCCTTCTGGGCACAGGATTTGCAAAGTGAGTCAGAACAAGTAAATAAGGCAAGAGGATCTCAAGGAAAAGCAATGGTCAGTGAAGGAGAGGAGTGCTTATTGGTATTTATATGTGGTCAGGTATATAAAacacccaacagacagacaatgCTTAGAAGTCCTATGTAGTTTTGCCTAGTGGGATATCCAggatgtttatttctgtttatttgatactacagtatattactgCTCAGGttatcttttccttttgttcGCTATTTTAGTTAATTAAGCACCCAATCCAATACTTTGCCCACATTTACACTTTTCTGGGTTTGTAGAGGCCTTGTAAGTGCTCCCTACTGTTTATAATATTAACAgtgcatttataataaatatttgagGATAAATTAACCTTACATAATATTACATTTGTTAGTATCACTTGAAGGCAGCCAAATTGTGACTATTAACAGAACTAACTGCCTACACACTATAATACTTCATACTGAGTCAAAGAATGGCAGCCCAAAAAGAGTTTACTAATATACTAccttgaattgaaaaaaaataaatatgtaaataaatgagtaataaactAAGGTCATTTACATTGTTTTAAGTGCTTACCTTCTTCAAATTACATTAGTGGGTGAAAAATTTCTTATAGTTgacaatttatttgtatttataagcAGGTAAATTTCCAATCCAGTGCGTTGGTAGACTGTTGGCCTATGCAGGGTTGGCATCTGCCCCGTACCTGAAGCCAACAAAATTAGGCTTGGACTCCCCACTTGGATTAATATAAACCAGGCTCTTAGACCCAGTTTATTCTAATGACATTTGGAAATGATCTTAATGTAAAGGAAATCAACAAAGTAGCTGCCTGTGTGAGGGACTGTCCACTTGCCTGGTGACCTTTTCAAGTATCCTGTGGTACTGGGAGCTTCCCTTGTCACTGGGAAGTATTGCAGCCGCCATGCCTCCAGTGGCTAACGCGCCCCGTCTATGGCATGTCTGTACCAGTAATTCCATGTAGCTTCTCAGAAAAGGCTTCTCCATGTTCACATATTTACTGCGGTCAGGAagcaaaaatgctgaaagattacctgtATGACAAAGGGAACAAATCATTCATTACAGCACTTTCTGTTTTATTCAAGGTTGAAGatgctatttttgagtttttcatAGCTctaatgtgtgaaaaagtaaatcaGCTCATTAAGTTTGTGAAACATGAATTAATTGGTGAAAATTGGGCTGATGCGAGGAAGCattggtgtgtgcatgagtgtgtcctgtCAACAGCAGGCACCTTCTTCATAAACTATACTTTGTAGATGCTATCAGGTTAGGCTTCGGTCCCCTCTACTCCAAATATGGAATAAATGGAAAATGGATGCACATCTATTACTTAGTAAAACTATGCACCTCTGGACTAGGCATATAATTATCCCCTGCCAAGTTCACTATGTCTTACAAATGACAACAAAAAATGGCATATTGACTTGTGTGGCCATAATATTGTATGTGCCTTCTCATTTTTCCCACAGAAATATAACACATTCTTAAGAAAGAAAACTAAGAAGTAGGTTCCTCAAGTCCTCAAGTGTCCATGCTGAGCATACAAATCTGTTACAGAGGTTGAAACAGCTCATGGGTTTTTCACCATTGGAAGAAATGAGACCACAACTGGAgacatatatttgtatatactgtatagccatTGCCAGGAGGACGGGGTTTGTTGCATCTGGTAGATAGATGTTCTCCACTGACTACTAACAAACAGTATAGATCTCATCATGTATTTAATCTTATTTTATGAAAGTGTGATCAGCCAGAGGACCAGTGTATCAGTCTTACCAAACTTATTGACAAAAGATGCAGAGTAATCCCAAATTCCACAATTTAGGCCGAGAGTGTGTTCACGGAGCTCATAGAGTATTTCATCCATCTCAAATGTAGCCAAAACATTTTCTATTAAGACAGTGGCCTTAATACTGCCACATGGTAAGCCCAGCtagtcaaagagaaaaacagCACAAGTGAGGTTCCACTGGAATGACTTGTCACTTATTAGGATTCAAATAGGGGTTGCTTGCTGACCATGGCACCCCTGTCAGATTTCAGTTccacatggaagaaaaaaaacctgTCTATATACATACATTACCTTTTCTTCAGTCCAAGCAAAAATATCATTCCACAGTCTTGCTTCATGGTGACTTTCAATCTGAAAAGCATACATTTTGTAATAGATGGGTTAAAACACTTACACAAGCTACTCTGCTGGAAGATCTCTTCATCGTATCACAAACACAATGCCTTATTTTTTACTTACACAAGCACAAATAAATTTGATGTATTGAGTGTCCGGTTTTCTAGGGGGTTATTCAAAGACAAACCAGTAATGATTGAATGAAGCCACTAAAtaacaataatttaataaaattcagtgtagaatatgagCACCTACAACTTGCAGGAAAGGTATTCATATTTACATTGAGGGTAAACTTAATTGTGTAGATACTTTTCATCCATCTTTTAATCTATTTTTCCAACCTgcaaatccagggcagggtcacagggaagctggagcctatgccaTCAAAAGTGTATACCATCATGTTGTGTTCCACCATGTTCCAAACTCTAACTGAATAGTTACTaactgtaatatccatccatccatccattatccaacccgctatatcctaattacagggtcacggaggtctgctggagccaatcccagccaacacagggcacaaggcaggaaacaaaccccggacagggtgccagccaaccaACTGTAATAAAGTTATTctaattttaaagcaaaaaaagctCTTCAGATTGAGCATACTAATATATCTCACTATCTGCATAAAAATATGTTCTTTGAAAACTTTTACAGTAGAACTTTACCAGCATTAATTGATAAAATAATATCCCCCAACTTAATCCAGATATAGAGTAACACTCAGACCcagagaaaaaaagtatggatAACAATATTATACTGAAAGACTTAATGGGTATCCTCAAAACTTTATAATCTAATTCAGGATTATTGGGGGTTAATGCTGTTTAAACAGCAAGAAACAGCCCTATGCAGGATGCCTTTCCATCACAGTGCCTAAACTCGTACATATGCCCTCCCACACTCACTATGGGgaaaatttagaattgtcaattaaTACTGTAAGTCAGTTGGGGACGTGGGAGGAAAATCCATGCTGACATGGGaggcacatgcaaactccacactgactaTGACTAGCTGTCAGGTTCAAATGCAGAATGCTGTGTCCGTTGAACTGCAGTGCTAACCATGCCACCTACAGTAAGAAATAAATTGTACCTAAAATAAATATGCaagtatacaaatataaaatacaataaagagtGTTTTTAggctttcacatttttaataattgttcaggATGTTTATGGTCTATGCCTCTTAGCCATAATGTGACAACTTCTTTGATTGTTTGACTGGTGCATTATAACTGGCGATGCTCCCTCACTCACCTTGAGCATTTTGAAAACAATACTCTTTAGGCATTTTCTGCTGTGTGTTCTTCTTATCTGAGTTGTGGACACCCTAGCTGATGGAATAGGAGTCTGCATTTTTTTTGATTGTCCCCAATCCACAGGTACTATAAGGCCCTGTCTAATAAATGACATTAGCGGCTGATTAGAACCCTCTAGCCAGCAGGGTGGCCTGCTATCATATTAGTTCATTAGTCCATTAGAGTTTGCTTATGACTGAACTACAATCTGAAAAAATCCACTGCAGTATCACCAAATATCAATGATGTTCACAAAAAGAGTGTATCTGACATGAGCATAGAAAAGctaaaagaagaggaaaaaattgttttaaaaaagtagttttcaagTTTTAACAGTAACTTTTTCTCACGTTGGGGGTACAGTTTTAAGAACAAAGGTGAAAATTTGCATCTCCTAAAAACTAGGGCCAGTTCTCTCACAAAGTAATCGTTTGACGTCAGCATTACAGCTTTGAAACTTTCCCATTATAATCTTTATgagaatccattcatttttacCCTTCAGTGACATTTTCAGTCTGAAATAAGAAATACAGGTAATGCACAGATATAGCTGCACAGATGTAATGAAACAAATGATACACATTGATCAAAGGTGTATTTTGCTGCAACTTTGTAGAAATACTTTGGACTCTACCCACCTTAGACAAATAAAAGAATGGACCACTTTTGTTCTCAAATAGTAGTTTGCCATTGTGGTACACCAACAGACCATAATCAAACAAAGGACCTGGAACCTCCTTTCCTTGCACCTAAGAAAGCCCAAAATGTTTACCAATAACAGCTTGGAACATgcatacaaaacagaaaacagatcAGCAAAAGTGTATACCATCATGTTGTGTTCAACCATGTTCCAAGCTCTGGGTCTCAGCATTAACACTGGAGCTTCTGAGATGTGAGGTGTATCTGGGAAAAGAGCATAGAAATATGTTTCTGATTGCTTTGTACAAATGTTTACTGTGAAATTGGCTACCTTAAAGAAACACTGATCTATTAAATCCATGATGTACTGTGAGCAGTTGTGTTGGAAAAATTCATCAGTGCTCACAGTTGCCCACATCTATTATAGACCAGCTTTCAATCGAGAATCAAAATTCCCTTGCTTGCTAATTTTACTGTTAACAAAAAAGTGCCATAACTTTAATACTCTTACTTTCTAGAGGACAAACATACTGTTAACTCTGGTAAGTTGGTAAGGAATAATAcctgcattaaaaaataaataaataagtccagcCATGAATCTTTTTTCTTGCTGTGTTTTCCACTTTTATGGATAAGAAAGCTCATACCTTAAGAGTAAAGCTTTTCCTGCAAGCCACATGAATGTGCAGCACCCCCTTTTGTTTCCCACCCTGTGTATTTACACAGTATTGTATTTACTGTAACTGTTATGCTTATCTCCATTGTTTGGACCCCTTTCAATGCTATGTTCATCtagaattttgttgataaagattttaagctttataattaaatattttaataacaatgAACACAATGAAGTGGGAAGCCTGAATTCCACATCTGGAAATTGTCCGTTGTCACACAGGTGCGATTAGGAGGGAGCTAAGTGGCCCAAGTGgcggtaattacccaccaggccagggggtggcggggtgcactaaacctacctctgttatctctgcaggccaaatacaggaaaacctgcctTATTCaatgtcacttccgtttccagCACCCAGATTGACGTCCCTTCCACTTTTGGCTTATAAAGTCGCCATCTTTTTCTAACCacatcagttcagttttggaactcAACCAGAGCACATCATTGCTTATCTCTTTGAAAGAGTATGCAAGACTCCACATTTGAAAGAAGTATCATGAAGAAGTGAGGCAGCACCTCTAATGTTCGTGCAACCATTCCATGATACATTTGTTTTAAAGAGCTACATGTCTAATAAAGTAATGTTTCAGGGTCACATTCATAAGCAAAACATCGACTGGATTCTCCTTCTAGAATTCATTATCCATTTTTACATTAGCCAAACTGATCCATGCAGGCCACATTATTGCTACACTAGTTGATCCAGCATTGCTTAAAttttggtttatatatatatcttgttcATGTTCCAAAACAGAATTAATTGTAAAATTGCATATGAATTGGTTCTGGCTGTTAGGATCTCACTGTTGAAATTACATGGAAAACAAAAAGCTGTATTAAATGCATTCCCAATGTTTTTACGATGAGAGAGATGTCACCAAATTGTTGCATGGTGTAATTCTATTGTCTCTTTTTAGTAAATCAGGCATTTGTGACAGACATTTTGAATATAAGGGTGAGGTCACATCTTATAAAGTACAGTGTAATAATAATCAATATTCATGCTTCACCATGCAGTGTAGCACACAGTCAGTCTTGCTTGCCACCTTTAAGTTGATCTTatgattttatttgattatttacctcattatttaaattgtgtatactgtatgagTAATTAGGCAAGCAAACATTCATTGCACTGATGTGCATATAACAATATACTTACCTTTGAAATGATGTCGGACTGCtttataaacattaaaaagcCCTTTAATTTGATTGGAGTATGTTGGACAATTTCCATCATCAAAGTCAACCTAATAAACCAGCAGTTAGTGTTTTTGCAATATCGAGGATAACTTAAGCTACACATTTATCCATAATGTTTCACTAGACACAAAAATGGGGCAGAGGCATACAAGTGTGACAAAATAACCAATTTAAGatacattataaaacaaaaaataagatttaCAATATATAATACGATTATGACATGAAATCACAAAATGGCATGCCTTCATGAAAGTGTTATACAACAATAGCAATAAGGGCCAAATATTTGAGACATAGAAGCATGTAACGTAACGTATGCTTAGAAATCACatcattacaaaagaaaaaaaaataatacaaatttctgGATCAACTTATTCTAATATATGTTCACAGTAGCAATAACCTACTGTATCTTggaagcatcaggtgcaaagtaAGAGCCAGCTGTGGATGGGGTGCTAGTGTATTGCATGGCACAAATGTGAAAACTCATGCAGGTTACTTAGACTGGGTCtgggtgggtgtgtatgtgtgcccatcacaactctgaaatggatttagaaagtttgagaatattattttaaGGATGGCaatttaatttatctatttgatGTTTCTGTAATCAGTCTAGCCTGAAAATCTTTGGCATAGGAATCAAAGTAAAACCTACACATGTAGGAGGTACAGACTGCACATCTCTGCTAACGGAAAGTAGTTGAATATAAGTAGCATGTATTGTGCTGTGGTGTATTTATAAGCTGCACTCTATATGCACCATAAATAAACATTCATTCATCCACTTACTGAATACACTAATTACAGCAGATCATTTCTAATCCAACACGAGTCACTTGGAAAGGGTCAGCACAATGAGTTGAGCACAGCTGCCTCACAACTCTGGGAACCTGAGTTCActgtctgtgtagattttgcaTGGATTTACTTCATGAATTCCTGAATCTTTTCATATTCTAAAAGTGTGCATGTTGGTGTAGTTGGCTTAACAAGTCACTGTGAATGAGTCTCAGCATGTATGTGAGTATGAATTGCAAATCACTTGCTTCCTGTGTAGCGGTGGTTCTTGGATTGTGCCCATTACAAGGATAGGTAATGTCTCTATGtgagcactttggtcagcggctgttgtatgtaaagtgctttataaataaagttgacttgactatataatagaaaaagcACATTCAGAATGGAAGGCAAATTATGCAATTCGAAACTTACAGTTAAACCAAAGTCCTGATTATTTTTAACAACTTTCAGTTTATTATACCTGGAATGTTTTCAACACTCTGAAATGACACAGgcaaaattaaatactgtacaatTCAGCCTAAGAAACTGTAATGGCCAGAAAGaatataaatctgtttttttttacggTATGGATCAGCTA from Erpetoichthys calabaricus chromosome 5, fErpCal1.3, whole genome shotgun sequence includes the following:
- the ugl gene encoding malate synthase-like isoform X2, whose translation is MTMVPGVVLEDPPRDLKFEHQTLFTTDCIQFLAELITTFDSKVEKVLLQRAARKIHLDVSGDLPEFSSLTSHIRDDKEWKILPVPERLQNRHVDVGDLAPCDTERFLKALKSDAQGIQVDFDDGNCPTYSNQIKGLFNVYKAVRHHFKDTPHISEAPVLMLRPRAWNMVEHNMMVQGKEVPGPLFDYGLLVYHNGKLLFENKSGPFFYLSKIESHHEARLWNDIFAWTEEKLGLPCGSIKATVLIENVLATFEMDEILYELREHTLGLNCGIWDYSASFVNKFGNLSAFLLPDRSKYVNMEKPFLRSYMELLVQTCHRRGALATGGMAAAILPSDKGSSQYHRILEKVTRLKLLEIKAGIDGFLVYDLDLIKPLQELFLQHTNGKNQLDVLREDVSVTRAELLTMPSGGVTLHGLKYNIEVGILFVASWLTGKGHFIYQDQVEDSATAEISRSQVWQWIRHQVTLEDDSRMVTRGLIRDLVEEGIRVKLVDFLQSNTTKYSGDPSSHV